One region of Ictalurus furcatus strain D&B chromosome 17, Billie_1.0, whole genome shotgun sequence genomic DNA includes:
- the lrrc75a gene encoding leucine-rich repeat-containing protein 75A: MGAKQAKSPDEAGTSPQSARCRRTPTRERSNDVRASLVLRAGERLSRAGPPPPYQRRVGMIQDMMLMAKQGKHDEATEMLKTLRQDLGMESTSLDDVLYRYASFRNLVDPITHDLIISLARYIHCPKTEGDSLGAMEKVCRQLTYHLSPHSQWRRQGLLKRKPQACLKAILSNPPANGTLDLSGFPLAVKDMERLCSHLQRHASRVSNLELGFTELTDEAFLLLLPTLASLPRLETLILNGNRLTRAVLKELTDTLKEPDRFPSITWIDLGNNVDIFSLPQSFLLSLRKRSPKQGNLPTILEFGESQASEPDARPDEDDTDNTDDTNKTLSLGELRSEVDCEMDGEMEIEEMMEELLEFDREVRGPDDEDSVWTMEELRAARRPYERQNSMKKPIKAEGEEDTHSRSSQLSCSSQSQDSSTAFGDVREDTGVDQVPCVASMAQVVERVVH; this comes from the exons ATGGGAGCGAAGCAGGCGAAGAGCCCGGATGAAGCGGGCACCAGCCCTCAAAGCGCGCGCTGCAGGAGGACACCGACGCGCGAGCGCAGTAATGACGTGCGCGCCTCGCTAGTGCTGCGCGCTGGGGAGAGACTCTCGCGCGCCGGACCTCCGCCTCCATACCAGCGCCGTGTGGGCATGATCCAGGACATGATGCTCATGGCCAAGCAGGGCAAACACGACGAGGCCACAGAGATGCTCAAAACCCTGCGACAG GATCTGGGAATGGAGTCAACCTCCCTGGATGACGTCCTTTATCGCTACGCCAGCTTTCGGAACCTGGTGGATCCCATTACACACGACCTCATTATCAGTTTGGCCAGATACATTCATTGCCCCAAGACG GAGGGCGATTCTCTGGGGGCGATGGAGAAGGTGTGCCGTCAGCTGACCTACCACTTGAGTCCACACTCGCAGTGGAGACGCCAGGGCCTGCTGAAGAGGAAACCTCAGGCGTG CCTGAAAGCCATCCTTTCTAATCCACCAGCCAATGGAACGTTAGACCTCTCCGGCTTTCCTCTGGCAGTGAAGGATATGGAGCGACTGTGCTCACATCTACAGCGGCATGCATCTCGTGTTTCCAACCTTGAGCTGGGATTCACAGAGCTCACAGACGAAGCTTTTCTTCTGCTCCTGCCCACGCTGGCCTCACTGCCTCGGCTTGAGACACTGATACTCAACGGCAACAGGCTGACACGAGCCGTGCTGAAGGAGCTGACGGACACACTGAAGGAACCCGATCGCTTTCCCAGCATCACATGGATAGACCTTGGAAACAACGTGGATATCTTCTCGCTGCCACAGTCATTCCTGTTGAGCCTGCGTAAGCGCTCCCCCAAGCAGGGCAACCTGCCTACCATCCTGGAATTCGGAGAGAGCCAGGCAAGTGAGCCAGATGCCCGTCCAGATGAGGATGACACAGACAACACTGATGATACAAACAAGACGCTGAGCCTGGGCGAGCTCAGGTCCGAGGTAGACTGTGAGATGGATGGGGAGATGGAGATTGAAGAGATGATGGAGGAGCTGCTTGAATTTGATAGGGAGGTTAGAGGTCCAGATGATGAGGACAGTGTGTGGACCATGGAGGAGCTAAGGGCTGCAAGAAGGCCATATGAAAGACAAAATAGTATGAAAAAACCAATTAAGGCTGAAGGTGAGGAGGACACACATAGCCGGAGCTCACAGCTGTCATGTTCTAGTCAGTCCCAGGACTCTTCTACAGCTTTCGGGGATGTGAGAGAGGACACTGGTGTGGATCAGGTGCCTTGTGTGGCGtctatggctcaggtggtagagagggttgtccactaa
- the crk gene encoding adapter molecule crk, giving the protein MAGHFDAEDRGSWYWGRLSRQEAVSLLQGQRHGVFLVRDSITSPGDYVLSVSENSKVSHYIINSISNSRQSAPGLASRFRIGDQEFDALPALLEFYKIHYLDTTTLIEPINKAKYSGIGVGCTGPGGVPQRLEEEYVRALFDFPGNDDEDLPFRKGDVLRVLEKPEEQWWNAQNSEGRVGMIPVPYVEKFRPASPTSGTLCGGGTGTVGNSDGHNSQSPPVLGEPGPYAQPTSLPNLQNGPVLARAVQKRVPNAYDKTALALEVGDLVMVTKINVNGQWEGECKGKRGHFPFTHVRLLDQHNPDDDPS; this is encoded by the exons ATGGCCGGACACTTCGACGCGGAGGACCGGGGAAGCTGGTACTGGGGCAGACTTAGCCGACAAGAGGCCGTGTCCCTGCTGCAGGGACAGAGACATGGCGTCTTTTTAGTGCGGGACTCTATTACCAGCCCCGGAGACTATGTGCTGTCCGTGTCAGAAAACTCTAAAGTCTCTCATTATATCATCAACAGCATCAGCAACAGCCGGCAGTCCGCCCCGG GCCTGGCTTCTCGCTTTCGTATTGGAGACCAGGAATTTGATGCACTACCTGCCCTGCTGGAGTTTTATAAGATACACTACCTAGACACCACCACTCTGATTGAGCCCATCAACAAAGCCAAGTACTCGGGGATTGGTGTTGGTTGTACAGGGCCAGGAGGAGTTCCCCAGAGGCTTGAGGAGGAATATGTCCGTGCTCTGTTCGACTTTCCTGGCAACGATGACGAGGACCTGCCCTTTCGAAAGGGTGATGTCCTGCGGGTTTTGGAGAAGCCTGAAGAGCAGTGGTGGAATGCGCAGAATTCAGAAGGCCGTGTAGGTATGATTCCCGTGCCGTATGTGGAGAAATTCCGGCCTGCTTCTCCTACGTCAGGGACCCTGTGCGGTGGAGGAACGGGCACTGTGGGAAATTCAGATGGCCACAATTCCCAATCCCCTCCTGTGCTTGGTGAGCCAGGCCCGTATGCCCAGCCCACATCTTTACCCAACCTGCAAAATGGGCCCGTGTTGGCCAGAGCGGTTCAGAAAAGAGTTCCCAATGCTTATGATAAGACAGCTCTTGCTTTAGAG GTTGGCGACTTGGTAATGGTGACGAAGATCAACGTAAACGGGCAATGGGAGGGCGAGTGCAAGGGAAAGAGAGGCCATTTTCCCTTCACACATGTGCGCTTACTGGATCAGCACAACCCCGATGACGACCCGAGCTGA